A region from the Pseudomonas sp. P8_229 genome encodes:
- a CDS encoding polysaccharide biosynthesis/export family protein: MFSPGQYLSTSDITRQGASESSRVELIPITPKLISMTRATQKRESVPAELLATPAEYHIGSNDVLYITVWDHPELTAPSGAQQQIDANGRLVRSDGTLYYPFIKEVQAAGKTIQQLRADIETRLSAFIAEPQVDVAVLRFASQKVVVSGAVAKAGPQPISTNPLSVVEALGSAGIDTNNADLSGLLLTRNGRVYPLNLDALNQHDSELQNVYLKGGDQLYLPYNDNKRIYVMGEVNQPRALSFKTATMNLSDVLGSVGGLSQTTSNGNAVYVIRGVENLDVEPAKIYQLEAESPTAMALASHFQVRPQDVVYVGPANVTRWNRLISQLVPSASIVGTGASAAKNWSEFSNNNAK; encoded by the coding sequence ATGTTTTCCCCCGGTCAGTACCTGAGCACCAGTGACATCACGCGCCAGGGCGCCAGCGAAAGCAGTCGGGTCGAGCTGATCCCGATCACGCCCAAGCTGATCTCGATGACGCGCGCCACGCAAAAGCGTGAGTCGGTGCCGGCGGAACTGCTGGCAACGCCTGCCGAATACCACATCGGCAGCAACGACGTGCTGTACATCACGGTGTGGGATCACCCGGAGCTGACCGCGCCATCGGGGGCACAACAGCAGATCGACGCCAACGGTCGTCTGGTGCGCTCCGATGGCACGCTGTACTACCCGTTCATCAAGGAAGTGCAGGCGGCCGGCAAAACCATCCAGCAACTGCGCGCGGACATCGAAACACGACTGTCGGCGTTCATCGCCGAGCCGCAAGTGGATGTTGCGGTGCTGCGTTTCGCCAGTCAGAAAGTGGTGGTCTCGGGCGCTGTGGCCAAGGCCGGTCCGCAGCCGATTTCGACCAACCCGTTGAGCGTGGTCGAGGCCCTCGGCTCTGCCGGCATCGACACCAACAATGCCGATTTGTCCGGCCTGCTGCTGACCCGCAATGGTCGGGTGTATCCGCTCAATCTCGACGCGCTCAATCAGCATGATTCCGAGTTGCAGAACGTCTACCTCAAGGGCGGTGATCAGTTGTATCTGCCGTACAACGACAACAAACGCATTTACGTCATGGGCGAAGTCAATCAGCCCCGTGCGCTGAGCTTCAAGACTGCGACGATGAACCTGTCCGATGTACTCGGTTCGGTCGGCGGCCTGAGTCAGACCACCTCCAACGGCAACGCGGTGTACGTCATTCGCGGGGTGGAAAACCTCGATGTCGAGCCGGCGAAGATCTATCAGCTGGAAGCCGAATCGCCAACGGCCATGGCGCTCGCTTCGCACTTCCAGGTACGTCCCCAGGACGTGGTGTATGTCGGGCCTGCCAACGTGACACGCTGGAACCGCCTGATCAGCCAGTTGGTGCCATCGGCATCGATTGTCGGCACCGGCGCTTCCGCTGCGAAGAACTGGAGCGAATTCAGCAACAACAACGCCAAATAA